Proteins encoded within one genomic window of Callithrix jacchus isolate 240 chromosome 11, calJac240_pri, whole genome shotgun sequence:
- the MPLKIP gene encoding M-phase-specific PLK1-interacting protein: MQRQNFRPPTPPYPGPGGGGWGSGSSFRGTPGGGGPRLPSPRDGYGSPHHTPPYGPRSRPYGSSHSPRHGGSFPGGRFGSPSPGGYPGSYSRSPAGSQQQFGYSPGQQQTHPQGSPRTSTPFGSGRVREKRMSNELENYFKPSMLEDPWAGLEPVSVVDISQQYSNTQTFTGKKGRYFC; the protein is encoded by the exons ATGCAGCGACAGAATTTTCGGCCCCCGACTCCTCCTTACCCTGGTCCGGGTGGAGGAGGTTGGGGTAGCGGAAGCAGCTTCCGGGGTACCCCGGGCGGGGGCGGACCACGGCTGCCCTCCCCTCGAGACGGGTACGGGAGTCCTCACCACACGCCGCCGTACGGGCCCCGGTCTAGGCCCTACGGGAGCAGCCACTCTCCGCGACACGGCGGCAGCTTCCCGGGGGGCCGGTTCGGGTCTCCGTCCCCTGGCGGCTACCCTGGCTCCTACTCCAGGTCCCCCGCGGGGTCCCAGCAGCAATTCGGCTACTCCCCAGGGCAACAGCAGACCCACCCCCAG ggtTCTCCAAGGACATCTACACCATTTGGATCAGGGCgtgttagagaaaaaagaatgtctAATGAGTTGGAAAATTATTTCAAGCCTTCAATGCTTGAAGATCCTTGGGCTGGCCTAGAACCAGTATCTGTAGTGGATATAAGCCAACAATACAGCAATACTCAAACATTCACAGGCAAAAAAGGAAGATACTTttgttaa